The Mycobacterium paragordonae genome includes a region encoding these proteins:
- the rpmD gene encoding 50S ribosomal protein L30 translates to MSQLKITQVRSTIGARWKQRESLRTLGLRKIRHSVIREDNPQTRGLIAVVNHLVEVESAPERKTQ, encoded by the coding sequence ATGAGCCAGTTGAAGATCACCCAGGTGCGCAGCACCATCGGTGCGCGCTGGAAGCAGCGCGAGAGCCTGCGCACCCTGGGTCTGCGCAAGATTCGCCACTCGGTGATCCGCGAAGACAACCCGCAGACGCGTGGGCTGATCGCCGTGGTGAACCACCTGGTTGAGGTGGAGTCGGCGCCCGAAAGGAAGACACAGTGA
- the rpsH gene encoding 30S ribosomal protein S8 gives MTMTDPIADFLTRLRNANSAYHDEVTLPHSKIKANIAQILKSEGYITDFRTEDARVGKSLIVQLKYGPSRERSIAGLKRVSKPGLRVYAKSTNLPRVLGGLGVAIISTSSGLLTDRQAARQGVGGEVLAYVW, from the coding sequence ATGACCATGACTGATCCGATCGCAGACTTCTTGACGCGTCTGCGCAACGCCAACTCGGCGTACCACGACGAAGTGACCTTGCCGCACTCCAAGATCAAGGCCAACATCGCCCAGATCCTCAAGAGCGAGGGTTACATCACCGACTTCCGCACCGAGGATGCTCGGGTCGGCAAGTCGCTGATCGTCCAACTCAAGTACGGCCCCAGCCGCGAGCGCAGCATCGCCGGTCTGAAGCGGGTGTCCAAGCCCGGCCTGCGGGTGTACGCGAAGTCCACCAACCTGCCGCGGGTGTTGGGAGGCCTTGGCGTCGCGATCATTTCGACGTCCTCGGGTCTGCTCACCGACCGTCAGGCAGCCAGACAAGGCGTGGGCGGCGAAGTCCTCGCGTATGTCTGGTAG
- the rplF gene encoding 50S ribosomal protein L6, giving the protein MSRIGKQPVPVPSGVDVTIEGQSVSVKGPKGTLALTVAEPITVARNDDGAIVVSRPDDERRNRSLHGLSRTLVANLVTGVTEGYTTKMEIYGVGYRVQLKGSNLEFALGYSHPVVIEAPEGITFAVQAPTKFTVTGIDKQKVGQISANIRRLRRPDPYKGKGVRYEGEQIRRKVGKTGK; this is encoded by the coding sequence ATGTCGCGCATTGGTAAGCAACCGGTTCCGGTCCCGTCCGGAGTCGACGTAACGATCGAGGGCCAGAGCGTCTCGGTGAAGGGACCCAAGGGGACCCTGGCACTGACGGTCGCCGAGCCGATCACGGTGGCGCGCAACGACGATGGCGCGATCGTGGTTTCCCGTCCGGACGACGAGCGGCGCAACCGTTCGCTGCACGGGCTGTCTCGCACCCTGGTGGCCAACCTGGTCACGGGCGTGACCGAGGGCTACACCACCAAGATGGAGATCTACGGCGTGGGTTACCGCGTGCAGCTCAAGGGCAGCAACCTGGAGTTCGCGCTCGGCTACAGCCACCCGGTGGTGATCGAGGCGCCCGAGGGCATCACGTTCGCCGTGCAGGCTCCGACGAAGTTCACGGTCACCGGTATCGACAAGCAGAAGGTCGGCCAGATCTCGGCGAACATCCGCCGCCTGCGCCGCCCCGACCCCTACAAGGGCAAGGGCGTGCGCTACGAGGGTGAGCAGATCCGCCGCAAGGTCGGAAAGACAGGTAAGTAG
- the rpsE gene encoding 30S ribosomal protein S5, whose translation MAEQPAGGQGPDSRDGRDGRDGRGRRDGGGRGGRDRDRDGDKSNYLERVVAINRVSKVVKGGRRFSFTALVIVGDGNGMVGVGYGKAKEVPAAIAKGVEEARKGFFRVPLIRGTITHPVQGEAAAGVVLLRPASPGTGVIAGGAARAVLECAGVHDILAKSLGSDNAINVVHATVAALKMLQRPEEVAARRGLPIEDVAPAGMLKARRESEALAASLNAGAAREGTAQ comes from the coding sequence ATGGCGGAACAGCCGGCTGGCGGGCAGGGCCCGGACAGCCGTGACGGCCGCGATGGACGCGACGGACGGGGCCGCCGTGATGGCGGTGGCCGTGGCGGCCGCGACCGCGACCGGGACGGCGACAAGAGCAATTACCTGGAGCGGGTCGTCGCGATCAACCGTGTCTCCAAGGTGGTCAAGGGTGGTCGGCGATTCAGCTTCACCGCCCTGGTCATCGTCGGCGACGGCAATGGGATGGTCGGCGTCGGCTACGGCAAGGCCAAAGAGGTTCCCGCCGCGATCGCCAAGGGCGTCGAGGAGGCCCGCAAGGGTTTCTTCCGGGTGCCGCTGATCCGCGGAACCATCACGCACCCGGTGCAGGGCGAGGCCGCAGCCGGCGTCGTGCTGTTGCGCCCGGCCAGCCCGGGTACCGGTGTGATCGCCGGTGGTGCGGCGCGTGCGGTGCTGGAATGCGCTGGCGTGCACGACATCCTGGCCAAGTCGCTGGGTAGCGACAACGCGATCAACGTGGTGCACGCGACCGTCGCCGCGCTGAAGATGCTGCAGCGTCCCGAGGAGGTGGCCGCTCGGCGCGGTCTGCCCATCGAGGACGTCGCTCCGGCCGGCATGCTCAAGGCCCGCCGCGAGAGTGAAGCGCTGGCCGCTAGCTTGAATGCGGGGGCAGCGCGAGAGGGAACAGCACAATGA
- a CDS encoding LLM class flavin-dependent oxidoreductase, whose amino-acid sequence MRYSIGIPQLVPGDFDAEGLRSYLDRAEQLGFEGGWVLEQIIGATPLLAPLELLAYAAACTTRLRLGVAVLVTSLHDPLQLASSITAVDRLSHGRLDIGVAPGGGRRKFAAFGLEKDSYISYFTEGLELMKAAWSDEPRVTFHGRFRDVDDLPIQPKPAQRPHPPLWFGGNAPKALARAVRHGDAFLGAGSSSTADFAKAVEVVRRELAEQQKDPSGFTIGKRVYLMIDDDADRARERVLAGLRRIYGGMEGIDAVAVSGTPKDVIRGLREVMYAGAQMLLLNPVGENVAEDREQMERLAAEVVPRLS is encoded by the coding sequence GTGAGGTACTCCATCGGTATCCCTCAACTGGTCCCGGGTGACTTCGACGCCGAAGGGTTGCGTTCTTATCTGGACCGCGCCGAGCAACTGGGGTTCGAGGGCGGCTGGGTGCTCGAACAGATCATCGGCGCCACTCCCCTGCTTGCTCCGCTGGAACTGCTTGCGTATGCGGCGGCCTGCACGACGCGACTGCGCCTGGGTGTCGCAGTCCTGGTGACATCGCTGCACGATCCGTTACAGCTCGCCTCGTCGATCACGGCAGTCGATCGCCTCAGCCACGGCCGGCTCGACATCGGGGTCGCACCCGGTGGCGGCCGCCGCAAGTTCGCCGCCTTCGGCCTCGAAAAGGATTCGTACATCAGCTATTTCACCGAAGGCCTGGAGCTCATGAAAGCGGCGTGGTCCGACGAGCCGCGGGTGACGTTCCACGGCAGGTTCCGTGATGTCGACGACCTGCCCATCCAGCCCAAGCCGGCGCAACGCCCACACCCGCCGCTCTGGTTCGGCGGCAACGCACCCAAGGCGCTGGCCCGGGCGGTGCGGCACGGTGACGCCTTCCTCGGTGCCGGTTCGTCATCCACCGCGGACTTCGCGAAGGCAGTGGAAGTCGTGCGCCGCGAGCTTGCCGAACAGCAGAAAGACCCGTCCGGTTTCACCATCGGCAAACGCGTGTACCTGATGATCGACGACGACGCCGACCGGGCCCGTGAACGTGTGCTTGCCGGACTGCGCCGCATCTACGGGGGTATGGAAGGCATCGACGCGGTCGCGGTGTCCGGCACACCGAAAGACGTCATCCGGGGTCTGCGCGAGGTGATGTACGCGGGCGCGCAGATGCTGCTGTTGAATCCGGTCGGCGAGAACGTCGCCGAGGACCGCGAGCAGATGGAACGCCTTGCCGCAGAGGTGGTTCCGCGGTTGAGTTAA
- the rplR gene encoding 50S ribosomal protein L18: protein MGQSVSATRRVSRLRRHARLRKKISGTAERPRLVVNRSSRHIHVQLVNDLNGTTVAAASSIEADVRGLDGDKKARSVRVGQLIAERAKAAGVDSVVFDRGGYTYGGRIAALADAARENGLQF from the coding sequence GTGGGTCAGAGCGTATCCGCGACCCGCCGGGTCTCGCGGCTGCGCCGGCACGCACGGCTGCGCAAGAAGATCTCCGGCACCGCGGAGCGTCCCCGGCTGGTAGTCAACCGGTCTTCGCGGCACATTCACGTGCAGTTGGTGAATGACCTGAATGGCACCACCGTGGCCGCGGCTTCGTCGATCGAAGCCGACGTGCGCGGTCTGGATGGGGACAAGAAAGCCCGTAGCGTGCGGGTCGGACAGTTGATCGCCGAGCGGGCCAAGGCTGCCGGCGTCGACTCCGTGGTCTTCGACCGCGGCGGCTACACCTACGGTGGACGAATTGCGGCATTGGCCGATGCTGCCCGCGAGAACGGATTGCAATTCTGA
- the rplE gene encoding 50S ribosomal protein L5, producing MTTAEKTQPRLKERYRSEIRDALHKQFGYGNVMQIPTVTKVVVNMGVGEAARDAKLINGAVNDLSLITGQKPEIRKARKSIAQFKLREGMPIGARVTLRGDRMWEFLDRLTSIALPRIRDFRGLSPKQFDGVGNYTFGLAEQSVFHEIDVDKIDRVRGMDISVVTSATNDDEGRALLRALGFPFKEN from the coding sequence ATGACTACTGCAGAGAAAACGCAGCCGCGTCTAAAAGAGCGGTACCGCAGCGAGATTCGGGACGCGCTGCACAAGCAGTTCGGCTACGGCAACGTCATGCAGATCCCCACGGTGACCAAGGTCGTGGTCAACATGGGCGTCGGCGAGGCCGCCCGGGACGCCAAACTGATCAACGGCGCCGTCAACGACCTGTCGCTGATCACCGGTCAGAAGCCGGAGATTCGCAAGGCGCGCAAGTCCATTGCGCAGTTCAAGTTGCGCGAAGGCATGCCGATCGGCGCTCGGGTCACCCTGCGCGGCGACCGGATGTGGGAGTTCCTCGACCGGCTCACCTCGATCGCGCTGCCCCGTATCCGTGACTTCCGCGGCTTGTCGCCCAAGCAGTTCGACGGTGTCGGTAACTACACCTTCGGCCTCGCCGAGCAGTCGGTGTTCCACGAGATCGATGTGGACAAGATCGACCGGGTCCGCGGTATGGACATCAGCGTCGTCACCTCGGCGACAAACGACGACGAAGGACGAGCGCTGTTGCGGGCCCTCGGCTTTCCCTTCAAGGAGAACTGA
- the rplN gene encoding 50S ribosomal protein L14 → MIQQESRLKVADNTGAKEILCIRVLGGSSRRYAGIGDIIVATVKDAIPGGNVKRGDVVKAVVVRTVKERRRPDGSYIKFDENAAVIIKPDNDPRGTRIFGPVGRELREKKFMKIISLAPEVL, encoded by the coding sequence GTGATTCAGCAGGAATCGCGGCTGAAGGTCGCCGACAACACCGGTGCCAAGGAGATCTTGTGCATCCGGGTGCTCGGCGGCTCGTCGCGACGCTATGCCGGCATCGGCGACATCATCGTCGCCACGGTGAAAGACGCGATCCCGGGCGGCAACGTCAAACGGGGTGACGTCGTCAAGGCCGTCGTGGTGCGCACCGTCAAGGAGCGCAGGCGTCCCGACGGCAGCTACATCAAGTTCGATGAGAACGCCGCGGTGATCATCAAGCCCGACAACGACCCGCGCGGCACCCGCATCTTCGGGCCGGTGGGTCGCGAACTGCGGGAGAAGAAGTTCATGAAGATCATCTCGCTCGCCCCGGAGGTGTTGTAG
- the pstS gene encoding phosphate ABC transporter substrate-binding protein PstS, whose protein sequence is MTRKRPAVGVGVLATGALVLSACSTAQATLPYVSGAKVDCGGKQTLVASGSTAQAHAMTRFIDAYHKACNQQTLNYNAIGSGAGINEFLSGKTDLAGSDTPLSGDQYAAAKERCGGADAWNLPVVFGPMAITYNLANVDTLVLDGPTLAKIFNGTITRWDDPALTALNASMPAEDIRVIYRSDASGTTDNFQSYLNAASAGAWKQGTGKAFNGGVGVGAVGNKGTAELVKSTEGAISYNELSFALEQGLYAAEIKTPASRRSLRPVRIGTDTVGKTISGAKIVGDGNNLVLDISSFYNPAQPDVYPIVLATYEIVCSKYPTPDVALAVKAFLQAAIGPGQVDLNRVGYIPLPPGFQARVSQAVDAISAVGGSLQAE, encoded by the coding sequence ATGACGCGCAAACGACCGGCCGTTGGGGTCGGCGTGCTGGCCACGGGTGCCCTGGTCCTCTCAGCCTGCTCCACCGCGCAGGCCACCCTCCCCTACGTCAGCGGGGCCAAGGTGGACTGCGGCGGCAAACAGACGCTCGTTGCCAGCGGCTCGACCGCGCAGGCGCATGCGATGACGCGGTTCATCGACGCCTACCACAAAGCCTGCAATCAACAGACGCTCAACTACAACGCCATCGGCTCCGGCGCCGGGATCAACGAATTCCTTTCCGGCAAAACCGATCTGGCCGGATCGGACACGCCCCTGTCCGGTGACCAGTACGCCGCCGCCAAGGAGCGGTGCGGCGGGGCGGACGCCTGGAACCTGCCTGTCGTGTTCGGCCCGATGGCGATCACGTACAACCTCGCCAACGTGGACACCCTGGTTCTCGACGGGCCCACCCTCGCGAAGATCTTCAACGGAACCATCACGCGCTGGGACGACCCCGCGCTCACCGCGCTCAATGCGTCGATGCCGGCCGAAGACATCCGAGTGATCTACCGCAGCGACGCGTCCGGCACCACTGACAACTTCCAGTCCTATCTCAACGCCGCGTCCGCGGGGGCGTGGAAGCAAGGCACCGGCAAGGCGTTCAACGGCGGTGTCGGCGTCGGCGCCGTCGGCAATAAGGGCACCGCGGAATTGGTCAAGTCCACCGAGGGCGCGATCAGCTACAACGAGTTGTCCTTCGCCCTCGAACAAGGGCTCTATGCCGCGGAGATCAAGACGCCCGCGAGCCGCCGCTCACTGCGGCCCGTGCGGATCGGCACCGACACGGTCGGCAAGACCATCAGCGGGGCCAAGATCGTCGGCGACGGCAACAACCTCGTGCTCGACATCTCGTCGTTCTACAACCCGGCCCAACCGGACGTCTACCCGATCGTGCTGGCCACCTACGAGATCGTCTGCTCCAAGTACCCCACACCGGATGTCGCACTCGCGGTCAAGGCGTTCCTGCAGGCCGCGATCGGGCCGGGCCAGGTCGATCTGAACAGAGTCGGCTATATCCCGCTTCCGCCGGGATTTCAGGCCCGGGTGTCCCAGGCCGTCGACGCGATCAGCGCGGTGGGCGGCTCGCTGCAGGCGGAGTGA
- the rplX gene encoding 50S ribosomal protein L24 yields MKVHKGDTVLVIAGKDKGAKGKVIQAYPDRNRVLVEGVNRIKKHTAVSTNQRGARSGGIVTQEAPIHVSNVMVVDSDGKPTRIGYRVDEETGKRVRISKRNGKDI; encoded by the coding sequence GTGAAGGTCCATAAAGGCGACACCGTGCTGGTCATCGCCGGCAAAGATAAAGGGGCCAAGGGCAAGGTCATTCAGGCCTACCCGGACCGCAACCGGGTGCTGGTCGAAGGCGTCAACCGGATCAAGAAGCACACCGCGGTCTCGACCAACCAGCGCGGCGCCCGCTCGGGCGGCATCGTCACCCAGGAAGCCCCGATCCACGTGTCCAACGTGATGGTGGTCGACTCCGACGGCAAGCCCACCCGCATCGGTTACCGCGTGGACGAGGAGACCGGCAAGCGGGTCCGCATCTCCAAGCGCAACGGCAAGGACATCTGA
- a CDS encoding DUF4436 domain-containing protein, which yields MSPDAPPAEPGIPEHKHMSVRKHLLLDSSILIGFAAVYIFTLLNYQWLAPHPLPKVDLRSPKDTVVKVHIDGLRNKENMLDVTLVLKPDEAIVNKKTGRLNVDTAVRFPMQDDMGELSYDLDKAPEPKDTTIEARGEPRNWPLDTYTTDPIRAEWLVGAGEDRHYEAAKIEVDGSADGFDIDVARVEDSPNDVVITLKRTRAQRIFDIGICLVLITLPAVALFVAIQMVTRRRPFLPPFGTWYAAMLFAVVPLRNFLPGSPPTGAWIDQGLVIWVLLGLAAAMVIYIVAWYRDRA from the coding sequence GTGTCGCCCGACGCTCCCCCGGCTGAGCCGGGGATTCCCGAGCACAAACACATGTCGGTGCGAAAGCACCTGCTGCTCGACTCGTCGATCCTCATCGGCTTCGCCGCCGTCTACATCTTCACCCTGCTGAACTATCAGTGGCTGGCCCCGCACCCGCTGCCCAAGGTGGATCTGCGATCACCCAAGGACACCGTGGTGAAGGTGCACATCGACGGCCTGCGCAACAAAGAGAACATGCTCGACGTGACGCTGGTGCTCAAGCCGGACGAGGCGATCGTCAACAAGAAGACCGGCCGGCTGAACGTGGACACGGCGGTGCGCTTCCCCATGCAGGACGACATGGGGGAGCTGTCGTACGACCTCGACAAGGCGCCGGAGCCGAAAGACACCACCATCGAGGCGCGGGGCGAGCCGCGCAACTGGCCACTGGATACCTACACCACCGACCCGATCCGGGCGGAGTGGCTGGTCGGTGCCGGCGAGGACCGGCACTACGAAGCCGCCAAGATCGAGGTGGACGGATCGGCGGACGGTTTCGACATCGACGTCGCGAGGGTTGAAGACAGTCCCAACGACGTCGTCATCACCCTGAAGCGGACCAGGGCACAGCGGATCTTCGACATCGGCATCTGTCTGGTGCTCATCACGCTGCCGGCGGTGGCGTTGTTCGTCGCCATCCAGATGGTGACGCGCCGACGGCCTTTCCTGCCGCCGTTCGGCACCTGGTACGCGGCGATGCTGTTCGCCGTGGTGCCGTTGCGCAACTTCCTTCCCGGCTCGCCGCCGACGGGGGCCTGGATCGACCAGGGCCTGGTGATCTGGGTGCTGCTGGGACTGGCCGCCGCCATGGTGATCTACATCGTGGCGTGGTACCGAGACCGGGCCTGA
- the rplO gene encoding 50S ribosomal protein L15 has product MTIKLHDLRPAPGSKTARTRVGRGEGSKGKTAGRGTKGTKARKNVPSTFEGGQMPIHMRLPKLKGFRNRFRTEYQVVNVGDINRLFPEGGAVGIDELVAKGAVRKNVLVKVLGDGKLTVNVDVTAHKFSGSARDKITAAGGSATEL; this is encoded by the coding sequence GTGACCATCAAGCTGCACGACCTGCGGCCTGCGCCGGGGTCGAAGACCGCGCGCACCCGAGTCGGTCGCGGTGAGGGCTCCAAGGGCAAGACCGCGGGCCGCGGTACCAAGGGTACGAAGGCCCGCAAGAATGTTCCGTCGACCTTCGAGGGTGGGCAGATGCCCATCCACATGCGCCTGCCCAAGCTGAAGGGCTTCCGTAACCGGTTCCGCACCGAGTACCAGGTGGTCAACGTCGGCGATATCAACCGGCTGTTCCCCGAGGGCGGTGCGGTCGGCATCGACGAGTTGGTGGCCAAGGGCGCCGTTCGCAAGAACGTGTTGGTCAAGGTGCTCGGCGACGGCAAGCTGACCGTCAATGTCGACGTGACCGCGCACAAGTTCAGCGGCAGCGCGCGGGACAAGATCACCGCAGCGGGCGGCAGCGCCACCGAGCTCTAA
- a CDS encoding type Z 30S ribosomal protein S14 — MAKKALVNKANRKPKFAVRGYTRCSKCGRPRAVFRKFGLCRICLREMAHAGELPGVQKSSW; from the coding sequence ATGGCGAAGAAGGCACTGGTCAACAAAGCCAACCGCAAGCCCAAGTTCGCGGTGCGCGGCTACACACGCTGCAGCAAGTGCGGCCGTCCGCGTGCGGTGTTTCGCAAGTTCGGGCTGTGCAGGATCTGCTTGCGCGAGATGGCGCATGCGGGCGAGTTGCCCGGCGTGCAGAAGAGCAGTTGGTGA
- a CDS encoding DUF4436 domain-containing protein, producing the protein MSHQAPPPAPPTQPPSPPPTQPPGPPPTEPSGPKPKSRGRRLLVDVGVIIALIVVYALSLFAVHLLATSGSKPPQADLGTTADTVVQVRLEKLDPVANRLTVNVLVLPEDDKYDKNFDVLTQDLAVRMDPENDLGDLSFPAGKKPAQQSTVIEAEGDPALWPFDSYTTDTIKATVLVGKGSDRTKEPARVEVFGTIDGWDVSVERVGDVTQTGDRPDDVIITLHRAKGTLIFDVGIILVLIALPALALWVSIPMALGKKKFLPPFVSWFAAMLFAVVPLRNILPGQPPPGSWIDQAITLWVLLALIVAMSLFILAYRRQSD; encoded by the coding sequence ATGAGCCACCAGGCCCCGCCGCCCGCACCGCCGACTCAGCCACCAAGTCCGCCGCCGACTCAGCCACCCGGTCCGCCGCCGACCGAGCCGTCCGGCCCGAAGCCCAAGTCTCGAGGAAGGCGCCTCCTCGTCGATGTCGGCGTAATCATCGCCCTCATCGTGGTGTATGCGCTGTCGCTGTTTGCCGTGCATTTACTGGCCACGTCCGGGTCTAAGCCGCCGCAGGCAGATTTGGGCACCACCGCTGACACGGTGGTGCAGGTGCGGCTGGAGAAATTGGACCCGGTCGCCAACCGCCTGACGGTGAATGTGCTTGTTCTGCCCGAAGATGACAAGTACGACAAGAACTTCGACGTGCTGACTCAGGACCTCGCGGTGCGAATGGACCCCGAGAACGACCTGGGTGATCTGTCGTTCCCGGCGGGCAAAAAGCCCGCGCAGCAAAGCACCGTGATCGAGGCGGAAGGCGATCCCGCCCTATGGCCGTTCGACTCGTACACCACCGACACGATCAAGGCCACGGTGCTGGTCGGTAAGGGCAGCGATCGGACGAAAGAACCGGCCCGTGTTGAGGTGTTCGGGACGATCGACGGCTGGGACGTCAGTGTCGAGCGCGTCGGCGACGTCACTCAAACCGGTGACCGCCCAGACGACGTCATCATCACGCTGCACCGAGCCAAGGGCACGCTGATCTTCGATGTCGGCATCATCCTGGTTCTCATCGCACTGCCCGCCCTGGCGTTGTGGGTGTCTATTCCAATGGCGTTGGGTAAGAAGAAGTTTCTACCGCCATTCGTTTCCTGGTTCGCCGCCATGCTGTTCGCGGTGGTGCCGTTGCGCAACATCCTGCCGGGACAGCCACCACCGGGATCGTGGATTGACCAGGCCATCACGCTGTGGGTGTTGCTCGCACTGATCGTCGCGATGAGCCTGTTCATCCTGGCCTATCGAAGACAGTCGGACTGA
- a CDS encoding DUF4436 domain-containing protein encodes MTTEAPPIPSTDKPRPAAEKPHKKKKKPGAKKQEKPRLLVGIIILTVIVIFYVLSLVGVHFLQRSEGPLPPLDLSQGGGDATIVQLRLEELKPVANRLTVDVLVYPSISSYDNRFDVLGTDVAVRLYPTSDLGDLHYPKGKAPAQLSTTVEAHGDPGNWPFDSYRTEPIAADAFVGPGDNLKKVPARVEVTGALDGWEISVNRVHDPAALPTSRAMDNGNVVITFKRAKGPLIFDLGICLVLIALPTLALLVAVPMALGRRKFLPPFATWYAANLFAIVPLRNILPGAPPPGSWIDQAIVQWVLIALVTAMSLYIVAWVRQGD; translated from the coding sequence ATGACCACTGAGGCTCCACCCATCCCGTCGACGGACAAACCCCGGCCCGCGGCAGAGAAGCCGCACAAGAAGAAGAAAAAGCCGGGCGCCAAGAAGCAGGAAAAACCGCGCCTTCTGGTCGGCATCATCATCCTGACGGTGATCGTCATCTTCTATGTCCTCTCCCTGGTCGGCGTTCACTTCCTGCAGCGGTCAGAAGGTCCACTTCCCCCGCTGGACCTGAGCCAGGGCGGCGGCGATGCCACGATCGTCCAGCTGCGGCTGGAGGAGCTGAAGCCGGTCGCCAACCGCTTGACGGTGGATGTGCTTGTCTATCCCAGCATTTCGTCGTACGACAACCGGTTCGACGTGCTGGGCACCGACGTGGCCGTACGCCTGTATCCCACCAGCGATCTGGGCGATCTGCACTACCCGAAGGGCAAGGCGCCGGCGCAACTCAGCACCACCGTGGAAGCACACGGCGACCCCGGCAATTGGCCGTTCGACTCCTATCGCACCGAGCCGATTGCCGCCGACGCGTTCGTCGGGCCCGGGGACAACCTCAAGAAGGTGCCCGCTCGCGTGGAGGTGACCGGGGCGCTCGACGGTTGGGAGATCAGCGTCAACCGGGTGCACGACCCCGCCGCGCTGCCGACCTCACGCGCCATGGACAACGGAAACGTGGTCATCACCTTCAAGAGGGCGAAGGGCCCGCTGATCTTCGACCTCGGCATCTGTCTGGTGCTCATCGCCCTGCCCACCCTGGCTCTGCTGGTGGCCGTCCCGATGGCCTTGGGCCGGCGGAAGTTCCTGCCACCGTTCGCGACCTGGTACGCCGCAAACCTTTTCGCCATCGTCCCGCTGCGCAACATCCTGCCGGGCGCCCCACCGCCCGGTTCGTGGATCGACCAGGCGATCGTGCAGTGGGTGCTGATCGCGCTCGTGACGGCGATGAGCCTGTACATCGTCGCTTGGGTCCGGCAGGGGGACTGA
- a CDS encoding DUF4436 domain-containing protein: MDETFALPAHSPTDADRQRRRRHLILDVSVVLSVVVVYLLSLFGYHLLATSPGPLPEPDMTTTDNSVVLVRIEQLHAVEHRLDVKVLVKPDDSMIDPRLNVLNTDTSVRFFPQNDLGDLQYPMGKSPAQVATTIPAHGEPGDWPFDTYTTDTIQADVLVGAGDGRQYKPARVEVTGVLEGWDVSATRVGRDSHDPNRPDNVIITIKRAKGPLVFDLGICLVLVALPTLALFVAIQMLTGRRKFLPPFSTWYAAMLFAVVPLRNILPGSPPAGSWVDQAVVIWVLIGLATALILYILAWHRQGD, from the coding sequence CTGGACGAGACGTTCGCGCTGCCCGCGCACAGCCCCACGGATGCCGATCGCCAGCGCCGCCGCCGCCACCTCATCCTGGACGTCTCGGTCGTCCTCAGCGTTGTCGTCGTCTACCTGCTGTCGCTGTTCGGCTACCACCTGCTGGCCACCTCGCCCGGACCGCTGCCCGAACCGGACATGACGACCACGGACAACAGCGTGGTCCTGGTGCGCATCGAGCAACTGCACGCCGTCGAGCATCGCCTGGACGTGAAAGTACTTGTCAAGCCCGATGATTCGATGATCGATCCACGCCTGAACGTGCTGAACACCGATACCTCGGTGCGCTTCTTCCCGCAGAACGACCTGGGCGATCTGCAATATCCGATGGGCAAGTCGCCGGCGCAGGTGGCCACCACCATCCCGGCGCACGGTGAACCCGGCGACTGGCCGTTCGACACCTATACGACCGACACCATCCAGGCCGACGTGCTGGTCGGGGCCGGCGACGGCCGTCAATACAAACCGGCCCGGGTCGAAGTGACCGGCGTGCTGGAGGGCTGGGACGTCTCGGCCACCCGGGTCGGGCGGGACAGCCACGACCCCAACCGCCCCGACAACGTGATCATCACCATCAAGCGGGCCAAGGGACCGCTGGTCTTCGACCTGGGGATCTGCCTGGTACTGGTGGCGCTGCCGACGTTGGCGCTGTTCGTGGCGATCCAGATGCTGACCGGCCGGCGCAAGTTCCTGCCGCCGTTCTCCACCTGGTATGCCGCGATGCTGTTCGCGGTGGTGCCGCTGCGCAATATCCTGCCCGGTTCCCCGCCGGCCGGCTCCTGGGTGGACCAGGCCGTGGTGATCTGGGTGCTGATCGGGCTCGCTACCGCCTTGATCCTCTACATCCTGGCCTGGCATCGGCAGGGGGACTAG